Proteins from a genomic interval of Drosophila melanogaster chromosome 2R:
- the CG43195 gene encoding uncharacterized protein, isoform A, whose translation MCLNANQKPCCVIIALVAIFVGTIETSYECFHLALHGMNNWLVAALIAWIPIFIAAIFLIIGALREIPILLLIWVIVSLICGGALIIIKIGLMIYLNRLRIYLDIVVAILNVIFLMLVFVWAAYPYAYMRELKEQQMI comes from the exons atGTGCTTGAATGCGAACCAAAAGCCTTGTTGCGTGATAATTGCCTTGGTTGCGATTTTTGTCGGAACTATAGAGACATCTTACGAGTGCTTTCATTTAG CCTTGCATGGTATGAACAATTGGTTAGTGGCAGCATTGATCGCATGGATTCCCATTTTTATTGCTGCAATTTTTCTGATTATTGGTGCACTTAGG GAAATACCTATTCTTCTGCTTATCTGGGTAATAGTGTCACTGATTTGCGGAGGTGCTTTGATAATTATAAAGATCGGATTGATGATATACCTGAATAGGCTTCGTATATATCTAGATATTGTGGTCGCCATTTTgaatgtaatatttttaa tgctggTCTTCGTTTGGGCGGCCTATCCTTATGCATACATGCGTGAACTGAAGGAGCAGCAAATGATTTGA
- the CG43195 gene encoding uncharacterized protein, isoform B, producing MCLNANQKPCCVIIALVAIFVGTIETSYECFHLVAALIAWIPIFIAAIFLIIGALREIPILLLIWVIVSLICGGALIIIKIGLMIYLNRLRIYLDIVVAILNVIFLMLVFVWAAYPYAYMRELKEQQMI from the exons atGTGCTTGAATGCGAACCAAAAGCCTTGTTGCGTGATAATTGCCTTGGTTGCGATTTTTGTCGGAACTATAGAGACATCTTACGAGTGCTTTCATTTAG TGGCAGCATTGATCGCATGGATTCCCATTTTTATTGCTGCAATTTTTCTGATTATTGGTGCACTTAGG GAAATACCTATTCTTCTGCTTATCTGGGTAATAGTGTCACTGATTTGCGGAGGTGCTTTGATAATTATAAAGATCGGATTGATGATATACCTGAATAGGCTTCGTATATATCTAGATATTGTGGTCGCCATTTTgaatgtaatatttttaa tgctggTCTTCGTTTGGGCGGCCTATCCTTATGCATACATGCGTGAACTGAAGGAGCAGCAAATGATTTGA
- the CG42690 gene encoding uncharacterized protein, isoform B yields the protein MCCNANRQLLCIFTGALAILISTLCLGFMLYRLGTTGINHWEEAYLVAWAVIILAAVPLIVGAIKEIRYLLVIWIVVALISGISLIVIQIEMFHSFFHKDPDTAFHILGGIVIIVFVLLLCCFLYFPYTYARELEGD from the exons ATGTGCTGCAATGCCAACCGCCAGCTATTATGTATCTTTACCGGAGCATTGGCGATACTGATATCAACTTTATGTTTAGGATTCATGCTTTACCGGCTAG GCACGACTGGTATAAACCATTGGGAGGAGGCGTACCTGGTAGCCTGGGCTGTCATTATTTTAGCAGCGGTACCTCTAATTGTAGGAGCAATAAAA GAAATTCGCTATCTTTTGGTGATTTGGATAGTAGTCGCTTTAATAAGCGGCATTTCTCTGATAGTTATTCAAATAGAAATGTTTCATAGCTTTTTTCATAAGGATCCTGATACAGCCTTTCATATTCTCGGTGGTATAGTCATTATAGTTTTCGTAT tATTGCTCTGCTGTTTTCTATACTTCCCATATACGTATGCGCGTGAGCTGGAAGGAGATTAA
- the CG42691 gene encoding uncharacterized protein, isoform A has product MCCNVSRQYSCVVIGVLALIVASLDLGYRTHLLATYGLNRWILASVIAWLLIIMAAVVLIVGAIKKITTLLLIWIIIVLIVGIAQIFIKIVLFTPAKNIHPSDAYYILAGGFIILLILLVFCSAYYPYAYKRELEEEEYE; this is encoded by the exons ATGTGCTGCAATGTGAGTCGCCAATACAGTTGCGTCGTTATAGGAGTGCTGGCCCTTATTGTAGCGTCCTTAGATCTAGGATACCGAACTCATCTGCTAG CCACATATGGTTTGAATCGTTGGATACTGGCATCTGTGATTGCCTGGTTGCTCATAATCATGGCCGCAGTTGTTCTGATTGTAGGCGCAATAAAG AAAATAACTACTCTTCTGCTGATTTGGATAATAATCGTACTGATTGTCGGAATTGctcaaatttttataaaaattgtgtTATTCACTCCAGCCAAAAACATTCATCCAAGTGACGCATACTATATTCTTGCAGGCGGCTTTATAATACTTCTAATAC tgttgGTATTTTGTTCCGCATACTACCCTTATGCATACAAACGTGAACTTGAAGAAGAGGAATacgaataa
- the CG42691 gene encoding uncharacterized protein, isoform B yields MCCNVSRQYSCVVIGVLALIVASLDLGYRTHLLATYGLNRWILASVIAWLLIIMAAVVLIVGAIKPKTFIQVTHTIFLQAAL; encoded by the exons ATGTGCTGCAATGTGAGTCGCCAATACAGTTGCGTCGTTATAGGAGTGCTGGCCCTTATTGTAGCGTCCTTAGATCTAGGATACCGAACTCATCTGCTAG CCACATATGGTTTGAATCGTTGGATACTGGCATCTGTGATTGCCTGGTTGCTCATAATCATGGCCGCAGTTGTTCTGATTGTAGGCGCAATAAAG CCAAAAACATTCATCCAAGTGACGCATACTATATTCTTGCAGGCGGCTTTATAA
- the CG30447 gene encoding uncharacterized protein, isoform A, whose translation MMSKDFDFSQKGMSDATSSDLRNESAHPTFSGTKQLFTLSSPFYQGPTSFGGSAAITRVWNNFKCSRILASEINKKMEPPTYSESLESKIMKRRRLYALLNRKEITYSKYRNIQNESRIGIIKEVEETQMPETTYKKKSPTKPVMRTFYFSEPIPLMQHNSKRNFVFSDPIPLD comes from the coding sequence ATGATGTCGAaagattttgatttttctcaGAAGGGTATGAGCGACGCCACTAGTAGCGACTTACGTAACGAGTCAGCACATCCAACATTCTCTGGGACTAAGCAACTTTTCACGTTAAGCTCGCCGTTTTACCAGGGACCCACGTCCTTTGGCGGTAGTGCGGCTATTACTCGCGTTTGGAACAATTTTAAGTGCAGCAGAATACTTGCTTCTGAAATCAACAAAAAGATGGAACCGCCAACTTATTCGGAGTCCTTAGAGTCGAAGATCATGAAACGCCGTCGTCTGTACGCTCTTTTAAATAGGAAAGAAATTACGTATAGCAAATACCGGAATATACAGAATGAGTCCCGGATAGGAATCATTAAAGAGGTGGAGGAAACACAAATGCCAGAAACCACATATAAGAAGAAATCGCCTACGAAACCAGTTATGCGAACATTCTACTTCTCGGAGCCTATACCGCTAATGCAACATAATTCAAAGCgcaattttgtattttccgACCCAATTCCTCTGGATTAG